A window from Ignavibacteriota bacterium encodes these proteins:
- the ctaD gene encoding cytochrome c oxidase subunit I, translated as MANGTIAISEKSFFEEGTTKKANGILSWLLSTDHKRIGIMYLFSIAIFFFVGVIFGVLMRLELIAPGRTIMDAQTYNTIFTLHGVIMIFLFIVPGIPAVFGNFFLPLQLGAKDVAFPRLNLLSFWIYLIGAILVLISLFVKGGPIDTGWTFYMPYSVRTTTNVSLAIFAAFVLGFSSILTGLNFVTTVHRLRAPGMTFFKMPLFVWSTYATAWIQIIATPVIGITILLVMLERYFGVGIFDPALGGDPILFQHMFWIYSHPAVYIMILPAMGVVSEIIPTFARRTIFGYRAIAMSSLAIAFIGYLVWAHHMFTSGMSDTAAIIFSFLTFIVALPSAIKVFNWVATLYKGSIDPQPPFLWVMNFIFLFTIGGLTGLVLGTLATNIHVHDTYFVVAHFHYVMFGGTGTIFFAALYYWFPKMSGKMYNIKLAKINAGLFFIAFNTLYFPKFILGYMGMPRRYYDYLPEFADLQLISTIGSWIMFLTIILIIYNLVSAMLSGEKSIANPWGGVTLEWHTPSPPPLENFDEIPTVTHEPYDFSQLKTMKYIPKGETYE; from the coding sequence ATGGCAAACGGTACAATTGCTATTTCTGAAAAATCATTTTTTGAAGAAGGAACTACCAAAAAGGCAAACGGAATTTTGTCTTGGCTTTTAAGTACAGACCATAAAAGAATTGGTATTATGTATTTATTCTCAATAGCTATATTCTTTTTTGTTGGTGTAATTTTTGGAGTTTTGATGCGATTAGAATTAATTGCTCCCGGCAGAACAATTATGGACGCACAAACTTATAATACAATATTTACACTTCACGGTGTAATTATGATTTTCTTATTTATCGTTCCCGGAATTCCTGCAGTTTTTGGAAATTTCTTTCTTCCACTTCAACTTGGAGCAAAAGATGTTGCATTTCCTAGATTAAATTTATTGTCATTTTGGATTTATTTAATTGGAGCAATTTTAGTTTTAATTTCACTTTTTGTAAAAGGCGGTCCGATAGATACTGGTTGGACTTTTTATATGCCTTATAGCGTTAGAACTACAACAAATGTTTCACTCGCAATTTTTGCTGCCTTCGTTTTAGGATTTTCATCAATTTTAACCGGATTAAATTTTGTTACAACAGTTCACAGATTACGCGCTCCGGGAATGACATTTTTTAAAATGCCATTATTTGTTTGGTCAACATATGCAACCGCGTGGATTCAAATTATTGCTACTCCGGTGATAGGAATTACAATTTTGTTAGTAATGTTAGAAAGATATTTTGGTGTCGGAATTTTTGATCCGGCATTAGGCGGAGATCCAATTTTATTTCAACATATGTTTTGGATTTATTCACATCCAGCTGTTTATATAATGATTTTACCGGCAATGGGAGTTGTTTCGGAAATTATTCCAACTTTTGCGCGAAGAACAATTTTTGGCTACAGAGCAATTGCTATGTCAAGTTTAGCCATTGCATTTATTGGATATTTGGTTTGGGCGCATCATATGTTTACAAGCGGAATGAGTGATACTGCCGCAATTATTTTTTCATTCTTAACATTTATTGTTGCATTGCCAAGTGCAATAAAAGTATTTAATTGGGTTGCTACACTTTATAAGGGTTCTATTGATCCGCAACCGCCATTCTTATGGGTGATGAATTTTATTTTCTTATTTACTATTGGTGGATTAACCGGTTTAGTTTTGGGCACTTTAGCTACAAATATTCATGTTCATGATACATACTTTGTTGTTGCACATTTTCATTATGTAATGTTTGGCGGAACTGGAACAATATTTTTTGCTGCACTTTATTATTGGTTTCCTAAAATGTCCGGCAAAATGTATAATATAAAACTTGCGAAAATTAATGCCGGATTATTTTTTATTGCTTTCAATACTTTGTATTTCCCAAAATTTATTTTAGGTTATATGGGAATGCCAAGAAGATATTATGATTATCTTCCGGAATTTGCAGACTTACAATTAATTTCTACAATTGGTTCTTGGATAATGTTTTTAACTATAATTTTAATAATTTACAATTTGGTATCTGCAATGTTAAGCGGAGAAAAATCTATTGCAAATCCTTGGGGAGGAGTAACTTTAGAATGGCACACACCTTCTCCACCACCATTAGAAAATTTTGATGAAATTCCAACAGTAACGCACGAACCATATGATTTTAGTCAGTTAAAAACTATGAAATATATTCCCAAAGGAGAAACTTATGAGTAA
- a CDS encoding SCO family protein, whose amino-acid sequence MNQKIRQILCIIIFIEVFSFLIFAEGKHVEIGIDEKLGNVFDGNLIFKNSDGEIVKLSEVITKPTLLAFVYYECPGICNSTLTELAWVVDRVELEPGKDFQVLTISIDNEETSKIASQSKTDFLSSLKRKFPNDAWTFLVTDSLTISKVTSQAGFYFQKIGDEYRHPGGLITVSPERKISRYIFGSQFNQFDVKMALLDAKAGKTNPTVAKLLQFCFSYDPDGRNYTLNITRIVGIIMLIGVGFFFAYLTIFKKKKIVNS is encoded by the coding sequence TTGAACCAAAAAATAAGACAAATACTCTGCATTATTATTTTTATAGAAGTTTTTTCATTTCTGATTTTTGCTGAAGGAAAACATGTTGAAATTGGAATTGATGAAAAATTAGGTAATGTTTTTGATGGAAATTTAATATTTAAAAATTCTGATGGGGAAATAGTAAAATTATCTGAAGTTATAACAAAACCAACTTTATTGGCATTTGTTTATTATGAATGTCCCGGAATTTGTAACAGTACATTAACAGAATTGGCTTGGGTTGTTGATAGAGTAGAATTGGAACCGGGAAAAGATTTTCAAGTTTTAACAATAAGTATTGATAATGAAGAAACTTCTAAAATTGCATCACAATCTAAAACGGATTTTCTTTCTTCATTAAAGAGGAAATTTCCAAATGATGCTTGGACTTTTTTAGTTACAGATTCTTTAACAATAAGTAAAGTTACATCACAAGCTGGATTTTATTTTCAAAAAATTGGTGATGAATATAGACATCCCGGCGGATTAATTACAGTTTCTCCGGAAAGAAAAATTTCGCGTTATATTTTCGGGTCACAGTTTAATCAGTTTGATGTAAAAATGGCTTTACTTGATGCAAAAGCCGGGAAGACAAATCCAACAGTTGCCAAATTGTTACAATTTTGTTTTAGTTATGATCCGGATGGAAGAAATTATACTTTGAATATTACAAGAATTGTTGGAATAATAATGCTTATTGGAGTTGGATTTTTCTTTGCATATTTAACAATTTTTAAAAAGAAAAAAATCGTTAATTCATAA
- a CDS encoding cytochrome c, whose amino-acid sequence MVEKGNTLYQTNCASCHGADGNGDGVAAAALNPKPRNFHQKDGWTNGREFSKLFNTLQKVFQIPE is encoded by the coding sequence ATGGTTGAAAAAGGTAACACATTGTATCAAACAAATTGTGCATCTTGTCATGGTGCAGATGGAAACGGAGATGGCGTTGCAGCCGCAGCTTTAAATCCTAAACCAAGAAATTTTCATCAAAAAGATGGTTGGACAAACGGAAGAGAATTTTCCAAATTATTTAACACATTACAAAAGGTGTTCCAAATACCGGAATGA
- a CDS encoding quinol:cytochrome C oxidoreductase, which yields MFVTSIGLGSLFLVAIEYISGAVWSTPFRRIAEILSSLLLVVPFLAIPIYFNLHDVYHWTHLDVVANDKILSQKSPYLNEAFFTIRIVGYFVIWILFYFLISRNSQKQDFNKDQSLTKKNIKLSAIFIPFFAITITFSAIDWMMSLEPHWFSTIYGVYYFAGTFISSLAIITFLVVYLHEKGMFVNGIVTDHYYSFGALLYGFVNFWAYIAFSQFMLIWYANLPEETFWFIKRWEGSWLIFTVVFIFIHFVIPFFALVSQPAKTNGKRLKFMTIWLLVAHFMDLYFLVIPTFSPNGVSLGWIELGFFLLAFGIVFLVFSIKSKSVNLIPIGDPKLKRGIDFRL from the coding sequence ATGTTTGTTACAAGTATTGGATTAGGCTCACTTTTTTTAGTAGCAATTGAATACATCAGCGGCGCAGTTTGGAGCACTCCATTTAGAAGAATTGCAGAAATACTTTCTTCATTATTATTGGTAGTTCCGTTTTTAGCAATACCAATTTATTTCAATCTGCATGATGTTTATCATTGGACGCACTTGGATGTTGTTGCAAATGATAAAATTCTTTCGCAAAAAAGTCCGTATTTGAATGAAGCATTTTTCACCATTAGAATTGTAGGATATTTTGTTATTTGGATATTATTTTATTTTCTGATTTCCAGAAATTCACAAAAACAAGATTTTAATAAAGATCAATCATTAACAAAAAAGAATATTAAATTATCTGCAATTTTCATCCCATTTTTTGCAATTACAATTACATTTTCTGCAATTGATTGGATGATGAGTCTAGAACCGCATTGGTTTTCTACAATTTACGGAGTTTATTATTTTGCGGGAACTTTTATATCATCATTAGCAATTATTACTTTTCTTGTTGTTTATCTTCATGAAAAAGGAATGTTTGTGAATGGAATTGTTACCGATCATTATTATAGTTTTGGTGCATTGCTTTACGGATTTGTAAACTTTTGGGCTTATATTGCATTCAGTCAATTTATGCTAATTTGGTATGCAAATCTTCCCGAAGAAACTTTTTGGTTTATCAAAAGATGGGAAGGCAGTTGGCTTATTTTTACAGTTGTATTTATTTTTATTCATTTTGTTATTCCGTTTTTCGCGCTAGTTTCACAGCCAGCAAAAACAAATGGAAAGCGATTGAAATTTATGACAATTTGGCTTTTAGTTGCTCATTTTATGGATTTGTATTTTTTAGTAATTCCAACTTTTAGTCCAAACGGAGTTTCTTTAGGATGGATTGAATTAGGATTTTTCTTACTTGCATTTGGAATTGTATTTTTAGTTTTTTCAATAAAATCAAAAAGCGTAAATTTAATTCCTATTGGTGATCCAAAATTAAAAAGAGGAATTGATTTTCGACTTTAA
- a CDS encoding DUF3341 domain-containing protein, with amino-acid sequence MSEKLYSYTALFNTPDEIIHAAKFVAEKGYTKFDVNTPYPVHGMDDAMKLPPSKLGFVTLFAGLSGIVLALLMMGWMMGIDYPIVIGGKPFFPLPAFIPITFEITVLLATLTTVAALLFFFFKLPNNRHPLHDTNYMKNVSSDKYGIYIEAVDPIFNENEVKELFKKLHASVIEPIYFDKEEVSFKPSIADPKFIAFLVGVAIFVSISAYLHMNKLLYIVPFNWMDKQEKVIAQSTSELNENGSGMLKPVEGSVARGYLPYQFKDKPDDAAKLLSNPIIPNEENLAIGKNKYNIYCSPCHGYLAEGDSRLRGQFPNPPSLHSEKVRSWSDGRIYHVIVEGQNVMPSYISQLSREERWAVINYIRVLQRSLNAKESDL; translated from the coding sequence ATGAGTGAAAAATTATATTCCTACACCGCATTATTTAATACGCCAGATGAAATTATTCATGCTGCAAAATTTGTTGCGGAAAAAGGTTATACTAAATTTGATGTAAATACTCCATATCCAGTGCATGGAATGGATGATGCTATGAAATTGCCTCCATCAAAACTTGGATTTGTAACTCTCTTTGCCGGATTAAGTGGAATTGTTTTAGCTTTGTTGATGATGGGTTGGATGATGGGAATTGATTATCCAATTGTTATTGGAGGGAAACCATTTTTCCCTTTACCAGCTTTTATTCCAATTACGTTTGAAATAACTGTATTACTTGCAACTTTAACAACTGTTGCAGCATTACTATTTTTCTTTTTCAAATTGCCGAATAATAGACATCCTTTGCACGATACAAATTATATGAAAAATGTTTCTTCAGATAAATATGGAATTTATATTGAAGCTGTTGATCCCATTTTTAACGAAAATGAAGTTAAGGAATTATTTAAAAAGCTTCATGCATCCGTAATTGAACCAATTTATTTTGATAAAGAAGAAGTTAGTTTTAAACCATCTATTGCTGACCCAAAGTTCATTGCTTTTTTGGTTGGAGTTGCAATTTTTGTTTCCATTTCAGCTTATTTACATATGAATAAATTGCTTTATATTGTTCCTTTTAATTGGATGGATAAACAAGAAAAAGTAATTGCACAATCAACTTCGGAATTAAATGAAAATGGTTCTGGAATGCTAAAACCGGTTGAAGGTTCTGTTGCAAGAGGATATTTACCTTATCAATTTAAAGACAAACCAGATGATGCCGCTAAGTTATTGTCAAATCCAATTATTCCGAATGAAGAGAACTTAGCAATTGGAAAAAATAAATATAATATATATTGCAGTCCTTGTCACGGTTATTTAGCAGAAGGAGATAGCAGATTGCGCGGACAATTTCCAAATCCGCCAAGTTTGCATTCAGAAAAAGTTAGGAGTTGGTCGGATGGAAGAATTTATCATGTAATTGTTGAAGGACAAAATGTAATGCCATCATATATTTCACAGCTTTCAAGAGAAGAAAGATGGGCTGTAATAAATTATATTCGTGTTCTCCAAAGATCATTAAATGCTAAGGAGTCTGATTTATAA
- the nrfD gene encoding polysulfide reductase NrfD, producing the protein MSSIDFSKEFSVVEGKPPLRSLDEIISKPLDSKPDKKFYLALSVTLTMLTIGAIGVLLSLFYGTGLWGNNNPVGWGFPIVNFVFWIGIGHAGTLISAILFLFRQKWRTGIARFAEGMTIFAVITAMIFPILHTGRPWIAAVYLLPYPNQHSLWVNFTSPLLWDVFAVSTYFTVSFVFWYIGLIPDFATLRDRTANKIKKIIYSISSLGWRHSNRHWQNYELTYLILAGFATPLVLSVHTIVSFDFAVSVLPGWHTTIFPPYFVAGAVFSGFAMVQNVLIFIRKIFNYEHIITLDTLEKMNKIMLLTGMLVGYAYSMEFFIAWYGGVQAEYFTFINRAFGDYSWAYWIMFSCNVFIPQLFWFKKIRRSIPIMFVIAVFVNVGMWFERFVITVTSLSRDYLPSSWGYFKPTLTDASLLIGSFGLFFTLVLLFTKSLPVVSISEVKAVVDGAQPSHGDH; encoded by the coding sequence GTGAGTAGTATAGATTTTTCAAAAGAATTTTCTGTCGTTGAAGGCAAACCGCCGTTAAGATCACTAGATGAAATTATTTCTAAACCTCTTGATTCTAAACCTGATAAAAAGTTTTATTTAGCTTTATCAGTAACATTAACAATGTTAACAATTGGAGCAATTGGGGTTTTATTATCATTGTTTTACGGAACGGGATTGTGGGGAAATAATAATCCTGTTGGCTGGGGATTTCCTATTGTGAATTTTGTTTTTTGGATTGGTATTGGTCACGCGGGAACTTTAATATCTGCAATTCTATTTTTATTTAGGCAAAAATGGAGAACCGGGATTGCACGATTTGCTGAAGGTATGACAATTTTTGCTGTAATTACCGCAATGATTTTTCCAATTTTACATACTGGTAGACCATGGATTGCAGCAGTATATTTATTACCTTATCCAAACCAGCATTCATTATGGGTTAATTTTACGTCCCCTTTACTTTGGGATGTTTTTGCTGTTTCAACTTATTTTACGGTTTCATTTGTATTTTGGTATATTGGATTAATTCCGGATTTTGCGACTCTCAGAGATCGTACTGCAAATAAAATTAAGAAAATTATTTATTCAATTTCAAGTTTGGGATGGAGACATTCAAATCGTCATTGGCAAAATTATGAATTAACTTATTTAATTCTTGCCGGATTTGCAACTCCGCTTGTATTATCAGTTCACACAATTGTAAGTTTTGACTTTGCCGTTTCAGTTTTACCCGGATGGCACACAACTATTTTCCCGCCGTACTTTGTTGCCGGTGCAGTTTTTTCCGGTTTTGCGATGGTTCAAAATGTGCTGATTTTTATTCGTAAAATTTTTAATTATGAACACATTATTACTCTCGACACTTTAGAAAAGATGAATAAAATTATGCTGCTTACCGGAATGTTAGTTGGTTACGCATATTCAATGGAATTTTTTATAGCATGGTATGGCGGAGTTCAAGCTGAATATTTTACTTTTATAAATAGAGCTTTTGGTGATTATTCTTGGGCATATTGGATAATGTTTTCATGCAATGTTTTTATTCCTCAACTTTTTTGGTTTAAGAAAATAAGAAGATCAATTCCAATTATGTTTGTAATTGCAGTTTTTGTAAATGTTGGAATGTGGTTTGAAAGATTTGTAATAACCGTTACTTCCTTATCCAGAGACTATTTACCATCAAGCTGGGGATATTTCAAACCAACACTCACCGATGCTTCACTATTAATTGGAAGTTTTGGTTTATTTTTTACCTTAGTTTTACTATTTACAAAATCATTACCTGTTGTTTCAATTTCGGAAGTTAAAGCTGTTGTTGATGGTGCGCAGCCATCACACGGAGATCATTAA
- a CDS encoding Fe-S-cluster-containing hydrogenase, producing the protein MGTKNIWKSIKEFENDPLILEEKLHEFKNGVTDDFDPAQMSTFSRRKFLAVLAASTAYVTTACTDYRDKGEIVPYVKRPEEILPGKPTYYASTFSEDGLSYGILVKTREGRPIKIEGNPDDPINKGKIPSKVHSSILNLYDPDRLQFPTISKIKTSWQIINEKIINILNEVNSANKEISVFTNPLTSSTSKKVLDEFKLKYPTSKIYYTQLSNNSNRINSWKQSFNQNIIPSIKWDKAKVIVALESDFLGKEGNTVENRLKFTEGKDIVKNNDINKLYAVEGAMSLTGMNADERFRLNPVLQFEFLQSLLNELIKIGAVNFSEIAENISSSISSSSLENFAAKTSLNLKKLKLLANDLKENKSNSILHAGDVLSSEVHFMVNLINELLGNQNLYDFENGFLVNSDLTKSDEIKKFVSEAKKGNIGAVISFDANPIYDLPESLGLKEIFQNLKTTICISEVPNETSEISQYVLAANNYLESWGIHQTRNGHLSLQQPVITPLFETKQKEEIILNWLGKENPNYHSYILDEFKNNIYVTSNSAADFNTYWNTALHDGILKVSKLAESYKIIDQTIFKKDITKTNQLTVLLQNNYNIGNGKYSNNGWLQELPHPVTKITWDNFAAVSPLTAERLSVTYDDLVDVNVNNKKVRLPIFIQPGMADDLVAVELGYGRKFSGEVANEVGFSLNELLSENNISNYILTGASINKTGETYKLASTQEHHSLDDESVKDFHRIRNIIQEGTLEEYKKNPNFLKEHKHEIFSITKSHEYKNEKWAMSIDLNKCLGCSECVSSCNVENNVPVVGKDQVSRGREMHWIRIDRYYSGTPEEPIVSNQPMLCQHCDNAPCENVCPVNATNHSPDGLNQMAYNRCVGTRYCANNCPYKVRRFNFYNFRDNFADAHYDNELTYLVNNPEVTVRSRGVIEKCSFCVQNIMLARENAIRENRSLNANEVKTACQTACPANAIEFGDMNNKDSFINKYREHELSYHVLEELNVVPNITYIAKIRNTHSEEV; encoded by the coding sequence ATCGGAACGAAAAATATCTGGAAAAGTATCAAAGAATTTGAAAATGATCCTCTAATCTTAGAAGAAAAACTTCATGAATTTAAAAATGGAGTTACCGATGATTTTGATCCGGCACAAATGTCAACTTTTTCAAGAAGAAAATTTCTTGCAGTTTTAGCTGCTTCAACAGCTTATGTTACAACAGCATGTACCGATTACAGAGATAAAGGTGAAATTGTACCTTATGTAAAACGGCCCGAAGAAATTTTACCTGGAAAACCAACTTATTATGCATCGACATTTTCCGAAGATGGATTAAGTTATGGAATTTTAGTAAAAACAAGAGAAGGCAGACCAATTAAAATTGAAGGAAATCCCGATGATCCAATAAACAAGGGAAAAATTCCATCAAAAGTTCATTCAAGCATATTAAATCTCTATGATCCGGATAGATTACAATTTCCAACAATTTCTAAAATAAAAACATCTTGGCAAATTATTAATGAAAAAATTATAAATATTTTAAATGAAGTAAATTCTGCGAATAAGGAAATTTCAGTTTTTACTAATCCATTAACTTCATCTACATCAAAAAAAGTTTTGGATGAATTTAAGTTAAAATATCCAACTTCAAAAATTTATTATACACAATTATCAAATAATTCAAATAGAATAAATTCTTGGAAGCAGAGTTTCAATCAAAATATTATTCCTTCAATTAAATGGGATAAAGCCAAAGTAATAGTTGCACTGGAATCTGATTTTTTAGGTAAAGAAGGAAACACTGTTGAAAATAGATTGAAATTTACAGAAGGCAAAGATATTGTTAAAAATAATGATATCAACAAACTATATGCAGTTGAAGGTGCAATGTCTTTAACCGGAATGAACGCTGATGAAAGATTTAGATTAAATCCCGTTTTACAATTCGAGTTTTTACAAAGTTTATTAAATGAGTTAATAAAAATTGGCGCCGTAAATTTTTCAGAAATTGCAGAAAATATTTCTTCTTCAATTTCTAGTTCTTCTCTTGAAAATTTTGCTGCAAAAACTAGTTTGAATTTGAAGAAATTAAAATTACTTGCAAATGATTTAAAAGAAAATAAATCAAATTCAATTCTGCATGCTGGTGATGTTTTAAGTTCAGAAGTCCATTTTATGGTAAACTTGATTAATGAACTTTTAGGTAACCAAAATTTATATGATTTTGAAAACGGATTTTTAGTTAATTCTGATTTAACTAAATCAGACGAAATTAAAAAATTTGTTTCAGAAGCAAAAAAGGGAAATATTGGAGCTGTAATTTCATTTGATGCAAATCCAATTTATGATTTACCGGAATCATTAGGCTTAAAGGAAATTTTTCAAAATTTAAAAACAACAATTTGTATTTCGGAAGTACCAAATGAAACTTCTGAAATTTCACAATATGTTTTAGCTGCAAATAATTATTTGGAATCTTGGGGAATTCATCAAACAAGAAATGGACATTTATCGCTTCAGCAGCCAGTTATTACTCCATTATTTGAAACAAAGCAAAAAGAAGAAATTATTTTAAATTGGTTAGGGAAAGAAAATCCAAATTATCATTCTTATATTTTGGATGAATTTAAAAACAATATTTACGTAACAAGTAATTCCGCCGCAGATTTTAATACATATTGGAATACAGCATTACATGATGGAATTTTGAAAGTTTCTAAACTTGCAGAATCTTATAAAATAATTGATCAGACAATTTTTAAGAAAGATATTACAAAAACAAATCAGCTTACTGTTTTACTTCAAAACAATTACAATATTGGAAATGGAAAATATTCAAACAATGGCTGGCTTCAAGAATTACCGCATCCAGTTACAAAAATTACTTGGGATAATTTTGCAGCAGTTTCTCCGCTAACTGCAGAAAGACTAAGTGTAACTTATGATGACTTAGTTGATGTTAATGTAAATAATAAAAAAGTAAGATTACCAATTTTTATTCAACCCGGAATGGCGGATGATCTGGTTGCTGTTGAGCTTGGTTATGGACGAAAGTTCAGCGGCGAAGTTGCAAACGAAGTAGGTTTTAGTTTAAATGAATTATTATCTGAAAATAATATTTCAAATTATATTTTAACTGGTGCATCAATAAACAAAACCGGCGAAACTTATAAACTTGCTTCAACTCAAGAGCATCATTCTTTGGATGATGAATCTGTAAAAGATTTTCATAGAATCAGAAATATTATTCAAGAAGGTACTTTAGAAGAGTATAAAAAGAATCCGAATTTTCTTAAAGAACACAAACATGAAATTTTCAGTATCACAAAATCTCATGAATATAAAAATGAAAAATGGGCTATGAGCATTGATCTAAACAAATGTTTAGGCTGCTCGGAATGTGTTAGTTCTTGTAATGTTGAAAATAATGTTCCGGTTGTTGGTAAAGATCAAGTTTCACGCGGAAGAGAAATGCATTGGATAAGAATTGATAGATATTACAGCGGAACTCCAGAAGAACCGATTGTTAGTAATCAACCAATGCTATGCCAACATTGTGATAATGCACCGTGCGAAAATGTTTGTCCGGTAAATGCTACAAATCATAGTCCCGATGGATTAAATCAAATGGCATATAATAGATGTGTTGGAACAAGATATTGCGCAAATAACTGTCCGTATAAAGTAAGAAGATTTAATTTTTATAATTTCAGAGATAATTTTGCTGATGCTCATTATGATAATGAATTGACATATTTGGTTAATAATCCTGAGGTGACTGTCAGATCGCGTGGTGTAATTGAAAAATGTTCATTCTGTGTTCAAAATATAATGCTTGCAAGAGAAAATGCAATTAGAGAAAATAGATCATTAAATGCAAATGAAGTTAAAACCGCTTGCCAAACTGCATGTCCGGCAAATGCAATAGAATTTGGAGATATGAATAACAAGGATTCTTTCATAAATAAATATCGAGAACATGAATTGAGTTATCATGTTTTGGAAGAATTAAATGTAGTTCCAAATATCACATATATAGCTAAAATTAGAAATACTCATTCGGAGGAAGTTTAG
- a CDS encoding cytochrome c3 family protein gives MKKSFLDYTLKVRLPLTLFVALVSFIITFYVSRPERDGIGYQPEQPIAYSHKLHAGQMKIDCQYCHTGVTKGRHALVPSANICMNCHTLARNKQPEIIKLAKFFNENTPIPWKRIHKVPEYAYFNHSVHVNKGMKCETCHGNIADMEVVSQMKGWTMTACLDCHRNPEKQLPYLENVKQGPTNCSACHR, from the coding sequence ATGAAAAAATCTTTTCTAGATTATACTCTTAAGGTTAGATTACCACTTACCTTATTTGTTGCATTAGTTTCCTTTATAATTACGTTTTATGTTTCAAGACCGGAAAGGGATGGAATTGGTTACCAACCAGAACAGCCAATTGCATATTCTCATAAACTACATGCCGGTCAAATGAAAATTGATTGTCAATATTGCCATACCGGAGTTACAAAAGGAAGACATGCATTAGTTCCATCTGCTAATATTTGTATGAACTGCCATACTCTAGCAAGAAACAAACAACCAGAAATTATTAAACTTGCAAAATTCTTTAATGAAAATACTCCAATTCCGTGGAAGAGAATTCACAAAGTTCCAGAATATGCATATTTCAATCACTCTGTTCATGTTAATAAAGGAATGAAGTGTGAAACATGTCACGGAAATATTGCGGATATGGAAGTTGTAAGTCAAATGAAAGGTTGGACAATGACAGCTTGTTTGGATTGTCACAGAAATCCGGAAAAACAATTACCGTATTTGGAAAATGTAAAACAAGGTCCAACAAATTGCTCAGCATGTCATAGATAA
- a CDS encoding polyprenyl synthetase family protein: protein MKPNLSEISKPILNELEDFNQLFKKSLKSEVGIVDLVTKYILKQKGKKIRPILVLLSSKVIGDVNQKSLRGAILVELLHTATLVHDDVVDGAEKRRGLPSINAVWKNKVAVLMGDYLLSRGLLISLDSDDFDLLKIITKAVKRMSEGELLQIRKTRKLDIDEETYFRIISDKTASLLSTCCEIGAASTTNNEKYISALRNYGENLGKAFQIVDDILDYIGTSSIIGKPLGADIREKKITLPLIHSLRTASKSESSAVIKLIKNVKTKNNINEILNFVNKYKGIEYSYNIAKSFISEAKESLKVFEESESKKSLELLLDFVLERKK from the coding sequence TTGAAACCTAATCTTTCCGAAATAAGCAAACCAATTTTAAATGAATTAGAAGACTTCAATCAACTTTTTAAAAAATCTCTCAAATCTGAAGTTGGAATTGTTGATTTAGTTACCAAGTATATACTGAAGCAAAAAGGTAAAAAAATTCGACCAATACTTGTTCTACTTTCCAGCAAAGTTATTGGCGATGTAAATCAGAAAAGTTTACGCGGAGCTATTCTTGTTGAACTTCTACACACCGCAACTTTAGTTCACGATGATGTTGTTGATGGAGCGGAAAAAAGACGCGGACTTCCATCGATAAATGCAGTTTGGAAAAACAAAGTTGCCGTTCTTATGGGCGATTATTTACTTTCAAGAGGATTATTAATTTCTTTAGATAGTGATGATTTTGATTTACTGAAAATAATTACAAAAGCAGTAAAGAGAATGTCGGAAGGTGAATTACTTCAAATAAGAAAAACTCGCAAACTTGATATTGATGAAGAAACTTACTTTAGAATAATTTCTGATAAAACTGCTTCGCTGCTTTCAACATGCTGTGAAATTGGCGCAGCAAGCACAACAAATAATGAAAAATATATTTCTGCTTTAAGAAATTACGGTGAAAATTTAGGAAAAGCATTTCAAATTGTTGATGATATTTTGGATTATATTGGAACTTCATCAATAATTGGTAAACCACTTGGCGCAGATATTCGTGAGAAGAAAATTACTCTTCCATTAATTCATTCACTTAGAACTGCTTCTAAAAGTGAATCATCCGCAGTTATTAAACTTATCAAAAATGTAAAAACCAAAAATAATATAAATGAAATATTGAATTTTGTTAATAAATATAAAGGAATTGAATATTCATACAATATTGCAAAATCATTTATTTCCGAGGCAAAAGAATCTTTAAAAGTATTTGAAGAATCTGAAAGTAAAAAATCCCTTGAATTACTTTTAGATTTTGTACTTGAAAGAAAAAAATAA